The following proteins are co-located in the Salvelinus fontinalis isolate EN_2023a chromosome 29, ASM2944872v1, whole genome shotgun sequence genome:
- the LOC129827761 gene encoding protocadherin gamma-A11-like, which translates to MRYKEYSCLMYYPLAMVLEGFLQPKCLRWRLCCGLRWQVFIFLLYISHVVSGQIRYSIPEEMKKGSLIGNVAQDLGLDLKRLRAGRARIVTGESIQYTELQTDKGILVVSQRIDREQICGDITPCSFSFEIILETPMELHRVTVEILDVNDHAPIFPNNHIKFEISESATLGSRFVLESAEDHDVGVNGLQNYVLTPNDNFILKQHANTDGRRFAEMILQKPLDREEHPRLSLKLIAVDGGNPQRSGTVNIDITVLDVNDNAPMFNQSVYRATVMENAKKGTYITTLNASDADSGSNGLVTYSFSNLKGNLADIFQIDRTTGKISVAGQIDFEKDKKYEIRVEAKDQGGLTDLGKVVIEIVDINDNAPVINVMSFSSPVSEDSPLGTTIAIINVKDVDSERNGQVTCSIDTNLPFKIKLSMTNYYNLITDLTFDRETTPEYNITITATDSGSPPLSSTRTLHLRISDVNDNAPLFHQRVYSAYVTENNSPGMSIFTVSARDSDWNQNARISYLLEDTQVSGTPVSTHISINSETGVLHAVRSFDYEQIKQFTVVVKAQDGGSPPLSSNVTVTIFIQDQNDNAPQVLYPVQTSSSLVAEMVPRSADVGYLVTKVVAVDVDSGQNAWLSYKLHKATDRALFEVGLQNGEIRTIRQVTDKDAVKQRLTVVVGDNGQPSRSATVNVNVAVADSFPEVLSEFTDFTHDKEYNDNLTFYLVLALAVVSFLFITCLVVIISVKIYRWRQSRVLYHSNLPVIPYYPPRYADTLGTETLQHVYNYEVCRTTDSRKSDCKFVRPCSQNVLIMDHSSTGTMQRMQSEQNILDEPDSPLEVSLADVE; encoded by the coding sequence ATGCGGTATAAGGAATATTCGTGTCTAATGTATTATCCGTTGGCTATGGTATTGGAAGGATTCCTTCAACCTAAATGCCTAAGATGGCGTTTGTGTTGTGGACTGCGGTGGCAAGTATTTATTTTCCTCCTGTATATCAGTCATGTTGTCAGTGGCCAAATCCGCTATTCCATTCCGGAGGAGATGAAGAAAGGTTCTCTTATCGGTAACGTAGCTCAAGACCTGGGGTTAGATCTGAAAAGGCTCCGAGCGGGCCGAGCCCGTATCGTGACAGGAGAAAGCATTCAGTACACAGAGCTGCAGACAGACAAAGGGATTCTAGTCGTGAGTCAGAGAATAGACCGAGAACAGATTTGTGGTGATATCACACCGTGTAGCTTCAGCTTCGAAATCATACTGGAAACGCCAATGGAGCTACATCGTGTTACTGTGGAAATTTTGGATGTAAATGATCATGCCCCTATTTTTCCGAATAATCACATCAAATTTGAAATCAGTGAATCCGCCACTCTAGGATCTCGTTTTGTATTGGAGAGTGCTGAGGATCATGATGTAGGTGTTAACGGTCTACAGAATTATGTTTTAACCCCGAATGACAATTTTATTCTGAAACAGCATGCGAATACTGATGGTAGAAGGTTTGCCGAAATGATTTTACAGAAACCGTTAGATAGAGAAGAGCATCCTCGTCTCTCTTTAAAGCTAATCGCTGTAGACGGTGGAAATCCGCAGAGATCTGGCACAGTAAATATAGACATCACTGTCCTAGATGTCAATGACAATGCGCCTATGTTTAACCAGTCAGTGTACAGGGCTACTGTAATGGAAAACGCAAAGAAAGGGACCTATATCACAACCTTAAATGCCAGCGATGCAGACAGTGGTTCGAATGGGTTAGTTACTTATTCGTTTTCTAATTTAAAGGGGAACTTAGCAGATATATTTCAAATTGACAGGACAACTGGCAAAATATCTGTAGCTGGACAAATAGATTTTGAAAAAGACAAGAAATATGAAATTAGAGTTGAGGCTAAAGACCAAGGAGGGTTAACAGACCTCGGTAAAGTTGTCATAGAAATAGTTGACATAAATGACAACGCACCTGTTATAAACGTCATGTCTTTCTCCAGCCCTGTGTCTGAAGATTCTCCTCTGGGAACAACTATTGCGATAATCAATGTTAAAGACGTCGATTCTGAGAGGAATGGTCAGGTTACATGCTCTATAGATACGAACCTCCCATTTAAGATCAAATTATCTATGACAAATTATTACAATTTGATCACTGATTTAACTTTTGATCGAGAAACGACACCAGAATACAACATAACCATAACAGCGACAGATTCTGGTTCGCCTCCACTCTCTAGCACCAGGACATTACACCTTAGAATCTCTGACGTAAATGACAACGCCCCATTGTTTCACCAGCGCGTATACTCTGCTTACGTCACAGAGAATAACTCTCCTGGAATGTCCATATTTACTGTCAGCGCGCGGGACTCTGACTGGAATCAGAACGCTAGAATCTCGTACCTCTTGGAGGACACGCAGGTCAGTGGAACTCCAGTTTCTACTCATATATCTATTAACTCTGAAACTGGAGTTTTACATGCGGTTCGTTCCTTTGATTATGAACAAATCAAACAGTTTACAGTCGTGGTTAAGGCGCAAGACGGAGGATCTCCTCCACTCAGTAGCAATGTGACTGTCACCATCTTCATCCAGGACCAGAACGACAACGCGCCTCAGGTTCTGTACCCAGTCCAGACTAGCAGCTCTCTGGTGGCTGAAATGGTGCCTCGTTCAGCAGACGTGGGCTATCTTGTCACTAAAGTTGTGGCTGTTGATGTGGACTCTGGACAGAATGCCTGGCTCTCGTATAAACTGCATAAAGCGACAGACAGGGCGCTGTTTGAAGTGGGCTTACAGAATGGAGAAATAAGAACTATACGCCAAGTAACTGATAAAGATGCGGTGAAACAAAGGCTCACTGTTGTAGTGGGGGACAACGGACAGCCCTCTCGTTCAGCTACAGTCAATGTTAACGTGGCGGTGGCGGACAGCTTCCCTGAAGTGCTCTCGGAGTTCACTGACTTTACGCACGACAAGGAGTACAATGACAACCTGACTTTTTACTTAGTCTTGGCTTTGGCTGTAGTCTCATTTCTGTTCATCACATGTTTAGTGGTTATTATATCAGTGAAAATATACAGATGGAGACAGTCTCGCGTCCTCTATCATTCCAATCTCCCGGTTATTCCGTATTATCCACCGCGCTACGCTGACACTTTGGGGACAGAAACTCTACAGCACGTGTACAATTACGAGGTGTGCAGGACGACTGACTCCCGAAAGAGTGACTGTAAGTTCGTCAGACCCTGTAGTCAGAACGTTCTGATAATGGACCACAGTTCTACTGGGACGATGCAGCGGATGCAGAGTGAACAGAACATCCTGGATGAACCAGACTCCCCACTAGAGGTGAGTTTAGCTGATGTTGAATAA